A region of the Kribbella sp. NBC_01245 genome:
CGGGCGCCGGTCCGGCGTACGTGATCGAGCGCGGCCCGGCCCGATTCGACCTGAGCCGTATGGCGGCCGGGTTCGCCCTCACGACGTACGAGCGAATGACGATGACCTTCTCGAACACGGGAGCCTTGACCGGCATCCGCGATCGCAACGGCCAAGGCGTCACAGTCAGCCAGGGCAACGGCCGGGTCCTTGCCGTCAGCAACGGTCGTCGCGCGATGCGATACACGTACGACGCGGCGGGCCTCCTGACCTCGGTCGTCCTGGCCGCTCCGGGGATGGACTCGCGCGTAGTTCGGTATGGCTACGAGGGCGGCCGCCTCACCGAGGTGGCGTCGCCCGGTGGCATGAAGACGCGCTATGGGTATGACGAGGCCGGCCGCTTAACCACGCGGACGACGGGCGATAGGCCGACACCCGAGATCACCACCAAGTACGACACCACCGGCCGGGTCGAATCGCAGACCGACGGCAACGGCCACACCATGCGATGGTCCTGGGTGGAGAACGGCGTCGCCCTCAGCGGCACGTCGACCATGACCGACCCGACCGGCGCCCGCTGGCAGAACGAGTACAAACGCGGCTGGCTCGTCGGCCAAATCGACCCCAGCGGTATTGCCGTCCGATTCAGCTACGACGCCGCCGGCAACCTCACCCACATCCTCGATGCCCAAGGCAATGGCGCCCGCCAGGCGTACGACGCTCGGGGCCGCGTGACCAAATCCGCGGCGTCCACCGGCGGAATCGTCCGCCGAGGCTTCAACGCCACGAACGACCAAACCAGCGCGCTCGACCAGGCAGGCCGCCCGGTATCAGCCAAGTACGACGGCCGCGGCAACCCGACCTCGGTCACACAGGCTGGCAAAACCGTCAGCACGACGTACGACGCTCGCGGCCTGGCCACCTCGATCCGCGACCCTCTCGGCCGGACCACCCGATTCGCCTTCACTACGGACGGCGACCTGATCCGCACCACGGACCCGGCCGGCCTCACCACGGCGTACGAGGTCGACGGCTGGGGGAGGATCACGTCCGTCAAATCACCCCGTGGCGCCGTCACCCGCATCTCGTACGACGCAGAGAGCCGGCTCGACCGGGTCGTCGGACCAGGCGGCGCCACCGTGCAAAGGCAATACGACGGCCGCGGCAGACTCACCGGGACCACCGACGCGGCAGGTCGCACCACCACGCTGAAGTACGACGAGGCCGACCAGGTAATCGCCGTCCAGGGCCCCGACAAGAACTTGCCCGAGGCAACCACCAGCTACGACCCGAGCGGTCGCGCGGTGAAACAGGTCGACCCCGGCGGACGCACCCACGAAACGTCGTACGACGTAGCCGGTCGCCCCACCACCGTCACGTACGGCGGGCGCACCTGGAAGTTCACCTACGACAAATCAGGCCGCCTCACGCGCACCACCCTGCCCTCCGGAAAGTCCGCGAGCTTCGCCCTGGATGGCCGCGGCCTAATCTCGAAGGTCACCTACTCCGACTCAACCCCCGCCGTCTCCTTCACCTGGGACGACCTTGGCCGACGCACTACCCAGACCGACGGCACCGGCAAAACCACGTACTCCTACGACGCCTTCGACCGCCTCCAGTCCGTCCGCACCCCCACCGGCGCGATCGACTACCAGTGGGACGCCGCCGGCAACCTAACCTCCCGCGAAGCCGCCAACCACACCGAGACCTACACCTGGGACGCGATAGACCGCCTAACCCAAGTCACCCTCGACGGCCGTCCCGTAGCCACCTACCGCTACGACGTGCCACGCGGCACAGCGACGACACAACACGCCGACGGCCTGACCGAGGTGCAGCGGTACGACGAGCGCGACCGGCTCACGTCCACGGTCGTGACCCGAGGTGCATCGGCGGTCCGCAAAATCGAGTACGGCTACGACGCCGTCCACCAAGTGATCCGCACGAGCGACTCCAAGGCGGGCAATGCGGCCTACGAGTACGACCCGTCCGGACGCCTGACCCAGGTCTGTTACGCCGCAGAGAAGTGCGCGCCGGACGCCAAGGACTACATCCGTTACGCGTACGACGGCAGCGGCAACCGAACCTGGGAGCAACGGCCGTCGGGCGCGACCTGGTTCGGCTTCGGGCCCGGCAGTGAACCGGCGGGCTCGATCGGTCTTCCGAGCCGATTCCCGATCGAATGGCCGCAGCTCCGCGCCAACCAACACGACGCCGACGGCAACCTCCGCACGGACGGCACAACGACGTACACCTGGAGCGCGGCCGGCAAACCCGTCTCTTCCATGCGCGACGGGGTGACCACGACCTACCAGCACGCCGGTGACGGTCGACGGATCTCCCAGACAGCCAAAGGCGCGACCACCCGCTTCCTCTGGGACCCGCTCTCCCCGCAGATCCTCGCCACTGGCCCAACCAGGTACGTATACGGCGAAGGCGTCGTCGCCAGCGCAGCCGCGGGCCGAACCACCGGCATGGTGACCGGCCCAACCGGCTCGATCCTCATGGCAGGCACCACCCACCACGACTTCGAGCCGTACGGCGCCCCGCGTGGTGCCGCAGCCTCCGGCCTCGGCTATGCCGGCGGTCTCCGCCTGCCGAACGGGACATACCTCTTCGGTCAGCGCGAATACGACCCGTCCACCGGGCTGTTTCTCTCGCCGGACCAAGGCGGCAGCGACCAGTCCTACGGCTACGCAAGCGGCAACCCGCTCACCTTCAACGACCTGACCGGAATGTTCGACCGGGAGAAGTTCCTCACCACAGTCGCCCGCATCTCCGGCTACGTCTCGACCGCAACTCTCGCCATCGCCGTCGGATGCGTTGCCTTGGTGGTCTGCGCCCCGATCGCCCCCATCGCCCTCGGCGTCTCAGTCGCAACCGGCATCGCGTCTGGCGTGGCCGACGGAATCCTCAGCGCCGAAGCCTGCGCGAAGAAAAGCAACTGCTCCCGCCTCCTCATCGACCTGGCCGTCATCGCCGCCACCAGCCGCCTCCCCGCCGTCCGCAGCCTCCGCTCCGTCGGCCGAACCGCCGGCCGCACCTGCAGCTTCACCGGCACAACCCGCGTTCTGATGGCCGACGGCACCACCAAACCCATCAGCCAGGTCCGCCCCGGCGACCAGGTCCAAGCCGAAGACCCCACCACCGGCCAACGCGGCGCCCGCACGGTCACCGCCCAGTGGATCCACACCGACACCGTCCTCGACCTCCAAACCGGCGCCGGGGTAATCACCACCACCGAAGACCACCCCTTCTGGAACCAAACCACCCACACCTACCAACCCGCCGCCGCCCTAACCCCCGGCACCCACCTCCGCACCCCCACCGCCACCACCCAGGTCCGCGGCCTAGTCCCCAGCACCACCCGCACAGCCACCGCCTACAACCTCACCGTCGACCACCTCCACACCTACTACGTACTCGCAGGCAATTCGCCGGTCCTAGTCCACAACACTGGCGGATGCGGCGAAGTGGTGCTGGAATCACTTGAGAGCTTCGAACAGGCCAGAAATAAGGCACTGCATCTACTGGGGGATATCGATCCCCGTACTCGGAAGCAGTACGTAGGGCGGCTCGAATCGGCGACCACCACCTATGGCAAGGTCGTCGGCTTCACTACTGTAGTCAACGGCCAGTATAAGAGATTTCGGCTTGACTTTGATCCCGTGAAAGGTCCTCATATCAACGTGCAGATCGGCAAAGGGGCGTCGTCGCGCAAGTGGGCTATTCCCTGGAATGGGACCGAGGAAGATTTCGCAAAAATGC
Encoded here:
- a CDS encoding DUF6531 domain-containing protein, which produces MRMRVVAPLVALVMVAAQLVGVTPAMAVDTCIHTDVKVFADGELISDGGKIASDGGFGHAGTGLTFTFQARTFRASADYCVLRTTDSLTWQVPAWPCENHPRPKPVATQSLTWSLTVPLDCAVAAPPGLLGGSLTNGKGSASGNALIYAGAPEWVLPHEQARGLFGPFAMQADPVNTLTGALTEVATDAAAPGLGVGLSVDRTYNSNAPDSGVHGKGWRTSYSDHLTLERGGASLVYHAADGRNIRFIRAGAGPAYVIERGPARFDLSRMAAGFALTTYERMTMTFSNTGALTGIRDRNGQGVTVSQGNGRVLAVSNGRRAMRYTYDAAGLLTSVVLAAPGMDSRVVRYGYEGGRLTEVASPGGMKTRYGYDEAGRLTTRTTGDRPTPEITTKYDTTGRVESQTDGNGHTMRWSWVENGVALSGTSTMTDPTGARWQNEYKRGWLVGQIDPSGIAVRFSYDAAGNLTHILDAQGNGARQAYDARGRVTKSAASTGGIVRRGFNATNDQTSALDQAGRPVSAKYDGRGNPTSVTQAGKTVSTTYDARGLATSIRDPLGRTTRFAFTTDGDLIRTTDPAGLTTAYEVDGWGRITSVKSPRGAVTRISYDAESRLDRVVGPGGATVQRQYDGRGRLTGTTDAAGRTTTLKYDEADQVIAVQGPDKNLPEATTSYDPSGRAVKQVDPGGRTHETSYDVAGRPTTVTYGGRTWKFTYDKSGRLTRTTLPSGKSASFALDGRGLISKVTYSDSTPAVSFTWDDLGRRTTQTDGTGKTTYSYDAFDRLQSVRTPTGAIDYQWDAAGNLTSREAANHTETYTWDAIDRLTQVTLDGRPVATYRYDVPRGTATTQHADGLTEVQRYDERDRLTSTVVTRGASAVRKIEYGYDAVHQVIRTSDSKAGNAAYEYDPSGRLTQVCYAAEKCAPDAKDYIRYAYDGSGNRTWEQRPSGATWFGFGPGSEPAGSIGLPSRFPIEWPQLRANQHDADGNLRTDGTTTYTWSAAGKPVSSMRDGVTTTYQHAGDGRRISQTAKGATTRFLWDPLSPQILATGPTRYVYGEGVVASAAAGRTTGMVTGPTGSILMAGTTHHDFEPYGAPRGAAASGLGYAGGLRLPNGTYLFGQREYDPSTGLFLSPDQGGSDQSYGYASGNPLTFNDLTGMFDREKFLTTVARISGYVSTATLAIAVGCVALVVCAPIAPIALGVSVATGIASGVADGILSAEACAKKSNCSRLLIDLAVIAATSRLPAVRSLRSVGRTAGRTCSFTGTTRVLMADGTTKPISQVRPGDQVQAEDPTTGQRGARTVTAQWIHTDTVLDLQTGAGVITTTEDHPFWNQTTHTYQPAAALTPGTHLRTPTATTQVRGLVPSTTRTATAYNLTVDHLHTYYVLAGNSPVLVHNTGGCGEVVLESLESFEQARNKALHLLGDIDPRTRKQYVGRLESATTTYGKVVGFTTVVNGQYKRFRLDFDPVKGPHINVQIGKGASSRKWAIPWNGTEEDFAKMLGGNS